CCACCAGCACCCGGCGCTCACCCTCTTCCAGCCGCTCCAACGGAATACCATGGCTCAGCATGAATTTCCGGAGGTGATCGTACGGGATCCGGCGATCGCCGCCAGGACCCAGCCGGTACCCCTCGATCTGGCCCAAGTCAAACCAGCGGGAAACCGTGTCGGCGGACACTCCGCAGATTCCAGCGACTTCCCCGGTCGTGAAAACTCTGTTCTTCATTCGTCCACCCTAAACTAACGCCCCCAGAAGTCCAGTCGCCTTAAGACACAGAACCCGCCCAGCCGTTGGAGGAATGGGCAAGGAGTCAGCCCGCGTGGGCTGAATGCGAAGGCAGTCTCAAGACGCAGCTTGCGCCTGGAGACCAGGAACCGACGCCCGCAGCGCACTTCCGCGCCTCGAACAGCATACCGTGTCATGAACACCAAACTCAACTTAATCGACGGTTCGCGCGCGGGGAGAGCACAGCGGCCCCTCCCGCGCGCGGCCAGTTTGCAATGGCCCTCGGCGACATTCTAAACTTAGGGGCCTAACAGTTTTATATCGTATCTTATGAAGTCCGCAACATGGCCGAGCGCCGCGAGGTACGCCCCTTATCATGATTCCATCTCGACTTGAAGTAATGAAGCATGTGGAGCACTTTGTCGCCGACAAGCTCGGCGTATTCCTTCGTGACCCCGATACCAACTGGCAGCCCAGCGATTTCACCCCCGATCTTTCCACGCCGGAAGGCATGCAGGCGCTGAACGAATTGCGCGCCGAAGCCTCCCGCCTTCCCGAAGACGCCCTCGCCGTGCTGGTAGGCGACATGATTACCGAGGAGGCGTTGCCCTCCTACGCCTCCTGGATCAGCACCCTCGAGGGCGTCGGCGTTACGGGACAGCCCCAGACGGCCTGGGGCGCCTGGAATCGCGCCTGGTGCGGCGAGGAAAACCGCCACGGCGACCTGCTCAACCGCTGGCTTTACCTGTCGGGCCGCGTCAACATGCGCGAGATCGAGGTGAGCATCCAGCACCTCATCAAGGATGGCGGGGATACCCAGAGTGAAAACGATCCCTACCGGACCTTCGTGTATACCTCGTTCCAGGAAATAGCGACCCGGATATCCCATCTCAACGTGGGTAAAATTGCCCGTTCGGTGGGCGCGGAACGGCTCTACGAACTGTCCGCGCGTATCGCCGGGGATGAACAACGCCATGCCCGCGCGTACAAGTATTTCATCTCGAAAATCCTCGAAATCGACACGAGCGAGGCGATCCTCGCCTTCCACGACATGATGAAGAAGAAGATCACCATGCCCGCCATGTACATGCGAGAGCGCGGCGCGCCCCTGGGCGAAACCTTCAAGAAGTTCGAGGCCGTCGCCACCCGCACCGGTGTCTACACCGGATGGGATTACGTCCAGATCGTCGAGGATTTGCTTGCGGACTGGGACATCGAACACTTCACGGGCCTCACGCCCGCCGCCGCGAAAGCCCAGGACTACCTGTGCAGCCTCCCTCAGCGCTACCGCAAACTGCTCTCGCGCATGCAGGACCGCGGACCGCGCAAATCGGATCCATCCGGAGAGCACGTAGCCCCACGCTTCAACTGGATCCTTCCCACCCAGGATCTCCCGGCATCCGCTGGCGCGCCGGTATCGATCTAATCCCGCTATATCAATCTAATCCCGCTATCAGAACTGAAAACGCCGCCGGCCGGCTGGTCCCCGGAGATTTCCGGGGGGCCAGCCGATCCGGCGGCGTATGCGTTTAGGAACCCTTCTCGCGGTTAGACG
This is a stretch of genomic DNA from Candidatus Hydrogenedentota bacterium. It encodes these proteins:
- a CDS encoding acyl-ACP desaturase, with the translated sequence MIPSRLEVMKHVEHFVADKLGVFLRDPDTNWQPSDFTPDLSTPEGMQALNELRAEASRLPEDALAVLVGDMITEEALPSYASWISTLEGVGVTGQPQTAWGAWNRAWCGEENRHGDLLNRWLYLSGRVNMREIEVSIQHLIKDGGDTQSENDPYRTFVYTSFQEIATRISHLNVGKIARSVGAERLYELSARIAGDEQRHARAYKYFISKILEIDTSEAILAFHDMMKKKITMPAMYMRERGAPLGETFKKFEAVATRTGVYTGWDYVQIVEDLLADWDIEHFTGLTPAAAKAQDYLCSLPQRYRKLLSRMQDRGPRKSDPSGEHVAPRFNWILPTQDLPASAGAPVSI